One stretch of Janibacter limosus DNA includes these proteins:
- a CDS encoding glycosyltransferase 61 family protein → MRYTTSAPPVQAPGDLDAIGLRAGTDKSSKYHGYLTVYEQHVAHLRNEDMTVLEVGVHKGASTRMWEEYFPNAQIVGVDISPACKELEGGRIRVELGDQGDLDFIGSLADRYSPRIIIEDGSHRWGHQITSFEILYPVVEPGGVYVVEDIHTSFGSYIDTYSGGHPESAFDYVAQIARGFVAGVVADPPRSEFEAYCRETFESVTLIGHAVIIRKKPTAGQTWRRASLDRIVRGASSVRTTPYDRIGGELYGANGNVVASFDRIIHQSPVDLGTVSSGVLENATTLGAAVLTSSGEILEESINCIANVPKYQGMDRQAGATRWVARRKFDPSEGPKRAGRTPVFLKSAWDSNYGHWLVDAFAKLSLLPVLNLRDKPLLIVSEQRGPMKAVVSDCLELAGFGSDDVAWVGEGPWEFDSLGVLGSLSWHPTSKAPEAIQYLEHVTRTVEPAGSERIYVSRNAYGRRRLLDEDRIVSSLSARGFEFVNPEKMTFLEQVATFKAARVVVGNMGAALSNLAFSKSGVQVAALATEAMPHDFFYDIVCHKRGSYLGVQGESGDAQRDMSSDFSIGDVGKARLLEWVDERI, encoded by the coding sequence ATGCGCTACACCACCTCAGCGCCACCCGTCCAAGCCCCAGGGGACCTCGACGCGATTGGGTTGAGGGCAGGGACGGACAAGTCGTCCAAGTATCACGGGTATCTCACTGTCTATGAGCAGCACGTGGCGCACCTCCGGAACGAGGACATGACTGTCCTCGAGGTTGGCGTCCACAAGGGCGCATCAACGCGCATGTGGGAGGAGTACTTTCCGAACGCACAGATTGTCGGGGTAGACATCAGCCCAGCATGCAAGGAGCTCGAAGGTGGCCGGATCCGTGTCGAACTAGGTGACCAAGGGGACCTTGATTTCATTGGTTCGCTCGCTGACAGATATTCCCCCCGTATAATAATTGAGGATGGTTCACACAGGTGGGGTCACCAGATCACCAGTTTCGAAATCTTGTACCCCGTTGTTGAACCAGGGGGGGTGTATGTGGTCGAGGATATCCACACAAGTTTCGGGTCCTACATTGACACTTACTCGGGAGGGCATCCTGAATCGGCCTTTGACTATGTGGCTCAAATTGCGAGGGGCTTCGTCGCTGGTGTAGTGGCAGACCCCCCGCGCTCAGAGTTCGAGGCCTACTGCCGTGAGACGTTCGAGTCCGTGACTCTTATTGGCCATGCTGTGATCATCCGAAAGAAGCCGACCGCAGGTCAGACGTGGCGGCGTGCTTCGCTGGACAGGATCGTCCGGGGTGCGTCCTCGGTGCGAACCACGCCGTACGACCGGATAGGAGGCGAACTGTACGGGGCAAATGGCAACGTTGTAGCCTCATTTGACCGAATCATTCACCAGTCTCCAGTTGACCTCGGCACCGTGTCGAGCGGCGTGCTCGAAAACGCCACTACGCTGGGGGCAGCCGTCTTGACCTCCTCGGGTGAAATTCTCGAGGAGTCCATCAACTGCATTGCTAATGTGCCAAAATATCAGGGGATGGATCGGCAAGCAGGAGCCACGAGATGGGTGGCCCGACGCAAGTTCGATCCCTCAGAAGGGCCCAAGCGTGCTGGTCGAACACCGGTCTTTCTCAAGAGCGCCTGGGACAGCAATTACGGACATTGGCTCGTCGACGCATTCGCCAAATTGAGCCTCCTCCCAGTCTTGAATCTGCGCGATAAGCCCCTTTTGATCGTTTCGGAGCAGCGTGGACCCATGAAGGCCGTCGTTTCCGATTGTCTCGAGCTTGCGGGCTTTGGGAGCGACGACGTTGCGTGGGTAGGTGAGGGCCCTTGGGAGTTCGATTCCTTGGGTGTTCTGGGTAGCCTGTCATGGCATCCAACATCGAAGGCGCCCGAAGCAATCCAGTACCTAGAGCATGTAACGCGAACGGTGGAACCAGCGGGCTCTGAACGGATCTACGTCAGCAGGAATGCATATGGTCGTCGGCGCCTGCTGGACGAAGATCGAATCGTGTCTAGTCTGAGCGCCCGAGGGTTTGAATTCGTGAACCCTGAAAAGATGACCTTTCTGGAGCAGGTAGCCACCTTTAAAGCGGCTCGAGTGGTGGTTGGCAACATGGGCGCAGCGCTCTCGAACCTGGCCTTCAGTAAGTCAGGGGTCCAAGTCGCAGCACTGGCTACAGAAGCCATG